The window ATCACCGTCGGAATGGCCTTCGTTACCGGGCCCAGCGGTTTCTACGTGATGCGCTTTCTGCTGGGGGCGGCCGAGGCGGGCTTCTTTCCGGGCGTGCTGTACTACATCACCCAGTGGTACCCGGTGCGCCATCGCGGCAAGATCCTCGGCTTCTTCATCCTCTCCCAGCCGCTGGCGATGCTGATCACCGGGCCGCTCTCGGGCGCGCTGCTGGGGCTCGATGGCATCTACGGCCTGCATGGCTGGCAATGGCTGTTCATCTGCATCGGTACCCCCGCGGTGCTGCTGGCCTGGCCGACCCTGCGCCTGCTGCCAGACAGCCCGGCCAAGGTGCGCTGGCTCAGCGACGAACAGCGCAGCTGGCTGCAGGAACAACTGGCCAACGACCTGCGCGAGTTCGGCCAGACCCGCCATGGCAATCCGTTGCATGCCCTGAAGGACAGCCGGGTGCTGTTGCTGGCGCTGTTCTACCTGCCGGTGACTCTGAGCATCTACGGCCTGGGCCTTTGGCTGCCGACGCTGATCCACCAGTTTGGCGGCAGTGACCTGGTCACCGGTTTCGTTTCGGCCGTGCCTTACCTGTTCGGCATCATCGGCCTACTGATCGTGCCGCGTAGCTCCGACCGCCTGAACGACCGCTATGGCCACCTCGGCCTGCTGTATGCCCTGGGTGCGATCGGCCTGTTCTTCAGTGCCTGGCTTAGCGTGCCGGTCATGCAGCTGGCAGCGCTGTGCCTGGTGGCATTCGCGTTGTTCTCCTGCACCGCCATTTTCTGGACCTTGCCGGGCCGGTTCTTCTCCGGGGCCAGCGCCGCAGCCGGCATCGC of the Pseudomonas asiatica genome contains:
- a CDS encoding MFS transporter, coding for MIQEQRLVRLITLKLIPFLVLLYLVAYVDRSAVGFAKLHMGADIGLGDAAYGLGAGLFFIGYFLFEVPSNLLLDRFGARRWFARILVTWGAITVGMAFVTGPSGFYVMRFLLGAAEAGFFPGVLYYITQWYPVRHRGKILGFFILSQPLAMLITGPLSGALLGLDGIYGLHGWQWLFICIGTPAVLLAWPTLRLLPDSPAKVRWLSDEQRSWLQEQLANDLREFGQTRHGNPLHALKDSRVLLLALFYLPVTLSIYGLGLWLPTLIHQFGGSDLVTGFVSAVPYLFGIIGLLIVPRSSDRLNDRYGHLGLLYALGAIGLFFSAWLSVPVMQLAALCLVAFALFSCTAIFWTLPGRFFSGASAAAGIALINSIGNLGGYLGPFGIGALKEHTGQLSSGLYFLAVVMLFGLLLTGVVYNRLERRQRLASSRAAEASR